In a single window of the Acyrthosiphon pisum isolate AL4f chromosome X, pea_aphid_22Mar2018_4r6ur, whole genome shotgun sequence genome:
- the LOC100574883 gene encoding TATA-box-binding protein-like, protein MRVGILNNCLNENITVTMDLSDDEEFYDSDQSDEQSLHTILSKTLYDKDYEYEEYGDQIAGDEEALGSVQEEVLGPVYNEIDPDLTPAKKLKDTEEVDLTPEVIDESENKHIFDGLNDDNFEPIKKKQKTSNEDSSNANPHKTITMLIPRLIQCNKISKPIEVQNIVCGANMGCPLDLVKIVMWTNNSEYNPLRFNGLIMRLHTPKVTSLLFSSGKIIMQGAKDDRTGNLGCRKVAKILERLGHNVNFFDYTVHNIVCTWSVGFPIMLEELYTAHLQFTSFEPEVFPALIYRMVKPRAVFLIFVNGKVVLTGLKTKSDIKESVFLMQDVLNNFKKT, encoded by the exons AATATAACTGTAACAATGGATTTAAGTGATGATGAAGAATTTTATGATTCTGATCAGAGTGATGAACAAAGCTTACATACTATACTCAGTAAAACTCTCTACGACAAAGACTATGAGTATGAAGAATACGGAGATCAAATTGCTGGCGATGAAGAAGCATTAGGTAGTGTGCAAGAGGAAGTACTAGGTCCAGTGTATAATGAGATTGATCCAGATTTAACACctgctaaaaaattaaaagatactGAAGAGGTAGATTTAACACCAGAAGTTATAGACGAGTCtgaaaacaaacatatttttgatggacttaatgatgataattttgaaccaataaaaaaaaaacaaaaaacaagcAATGAAGATAGTAGTAATGCAAATCCTCATAAAACTATTACTATGCTTATACCTCGATTAATTCAGTGTAACAAAATTAGTAAACCTATTGAAGTTCA AAACATTGTATGTGGTGCAAATATGGGATGTCCTTTGGACTTGGTAAAAATTGTCATGTGGACTAATAACTCGGAATATAATCCACTGCGATTTAATGGACTAATTATGCGTCTTCATACGCCTAAAGTTACCAGCCTATTATTTTCATCAGGTAAAATTATCATGCAAGGAGCTAAGGATGACCGAACTGGAAATTTAGGATGTCGAAAAGTAGCAAAAATTTTAGAACGACTTGGACACAat gtaaatttttttgattatacagTGCATAACATTGTATGCACATGGAGTGTTGGTTTCCCAATAATGTTGGAAGAATTATATACTGCTCACTTACAATTTAccag cTTTGAGCCTGAAGTATTTCCTGCGTTAATTTATCGAATGGTCAAACCTCGAgcagtgtttttaatttttgtaaatggaAAAGTAGTTTTAACAG GTCTTAAAACAAAATCAGATATCAAAGAATCTGTCTTTTTGATGCAAGATgtattaaacaatttcaaaaaaacttga
- the LOC115033228 gene encoding uncharacterized protein LOC115033228 — protein MWSIIHFLEENTVETVPSKWFSNNKCAWPNNKSKRHIADQSDPNPQNFKWYEARALLTDIESFSKANKKCRKALYSNKLSSTETENEEMMDKNNTVLKIPTYESDDGTSTKEIVERSNNKELQKNQFSSPSSNQNNDQCLVVESDRKKNGNTFRSLLSPDYLLLSITEFLPSPKMTKIIDQHNSHRTHSKIESPSKNNHKIKSPIKITPQLLAKTSKTHNSTFSMPARKNTQNKSPMKRFSPSYNDQYLVVESDRKKNGNTFRSLSPDLLLHSPGSSPSPRTTNTINLHNFSANSSMSNHFNKIQRSPFKTPTKKIESARKQLFVNSEIPENSLPKTATNSQHYRSPHKSVSYKSYESNVKKRSPVKTSTIKAKKYLSDEQFKEFMQHNVILLKHNMRNLDEKLTMLLEQTKKNDSYINDSNDKETIDYSHLDCFFPICDETTLDAIEEQLSVDKIYNTEMKNKLIGLGGKTVKIFVKRIMQFLFTDSLLKLYSFHGRGNKKKCFSNLAISKVIFSKFLK, from the exons ATGTggtcaataatacattttttggaggaaaatacCGTGGAAACAGTACCAAGCAAATGGTTTTCTAACAATAAATGTGCCTGGCCCAATAATAAGAGTAAGCGGCATATTGCTGATCAATCTGATCCAAATCCACAAAATTTCAAGTGGTATGAAGCTCGGGCATTATTAACGGACATAG aatCTTTCTCTAaagcaaataaaaaatgcaGAAAAGCCTTATACTCAAACAAATTATCGTCTACTGAAACTGAAAACGAAGAAATGATGGACAAAAATAACACAGTTCTTAAAATACCAACATACGAGTCTG ATGACGGTACAAGTACAAAAGAAATTGTAGAAAGATCTAATAATAAAGAGcttcaaaaaaatcaattctCTTCTCCATCTTCCAACCAAA acaATGATCAATGTTTAGTTGTTGAAtctgatagaaaaaaaaatggaaatacatTTCGAAGCCTGCTGTCTCCTGATTATTTGT tattgagTATTACAGAATTTTTACCATCTCCCAAAATGACAAAAATCATTGATCAACATAACTCGCATAGAACTCATTCAAAAATTGAATCGCCAAGCAAAAACAATCATAAGATCAAATCTCCAATAAAGATAACCCCACAATTGTTAG CTAAAACTAGTAAAACTCATAACTCAACATTTTCAATGCCTGCAAGAAAAAATACTCAAAACAAATCTCCAATGAAAAGATTTTCTCCAagtt acaATGATCAATATTTAGTTGTTGAAtctgatagaaaaaaaaatggaaatacatTTCGAAGCCTGTCTCCTGATTTGT tgttgcATAGTCCAGGATCTTCACCATCTCCCAGAACAACAAACACCATCAATCTACATAACTTTTCTGCCAACAGTAGTATGTCAAATCACTTTAATAAAATCCAAAGAAGCCCTTTTAAGACACCcaccaaaaaaattgaatctgCGAGAAAACAATTGTTTGTTAATTctg aAATTCCTGAAAATTCATTGCCGAAAACAGCCACTAATAGTCAACATTATCGTTCTCCTCACAAAAGTGTCTCTTATAAGTCGTATgaatcaaatgtaaaaaaaagaagCCCTGTAAAAACTTCAACTATTAAggcaaaaaagtatttatcag atgAACAATTCAAAGAATTCATGCAACATAATGTAATActtctaaaacataatatgagaaACCTGGACGAAAAACTGACTATGCTACTTGAAcagactaaaaaaaatgattcctaCATCAATGATAGTAACGATAAAGAAACTATTGATTATTCACATCTTGATTGCTTCTTTCCAATCTGCGATGAAACTACACTAGATGCTATTGAAGAACAATTATCTGTggacaaaatatacaatactgaAATG AAAAACAAGCTGATAGGACTTGGTGGAAAAACAGTAAAGATTTTTGTTAAACGAATCATGCAATTTCTATTTACTGACAGTCTCTTAAAGTTGTATTCTTTCCATGGTAGAGGAAATAAAAAGAAGTGTTTTTCAAATCTTGCCATTTCAAAAGTCATATTCAGTaagtttctaaaataa
- the LOC100574788 gene encoding bombyxin C-1-like yields the protein MKISLYLNLLLLASVMKIVTANVRFQRSPQQYCGSKLADIMKALCKSNYNSPNLQKKSQIDSDVWDYKDLEDYNAIDYPYLPKKEAMSFMPSRLLRSVKRSIIDECCNRPCYLSELKSYCGSQ from the exons ATGAAGATAagtctatatttaaatttactccTCTTGGCATCAGTGATGAAAATTGTAACAGCTAATGTTAGATTTCAACGTTCACCTCAACAATACTGTGGATCTAAATTGGCAGACATCATGAAAGCTCTATGCAAAAGCAACTACAATAGcccaaatttacaaaaaaaaagtcaaatcg ATTCAGATGTATGGGATTACAAAGACCTGGAAGACTACAATGCAATTGACTACCCATACCTACCTAAGAAAGAAGCAATGTCATTTATGCCCTCACGTTTACTTCGCTCTGTCAAAAGAAGTATCATCGATGAATGCTGTAATAGACCTTGCTATTTATCTGAACTAAAAAGTTATTGTGGAAGTCAGTAG